From Hartmannibacter diazotrophicus, a single genomic window includes:
- a CDS encoding major capsid protein — protein sequence MVAPNIHAGDPFSLETLTAAVNQGSYRPGQVSATGAFEEDGVSTTMISIEMKDGKLSLVEPSARGGAGETTDDEKRTKIPFLIDHYQRNDSILADEVQGVREFGTEASPEQLAVRVQKKAMRHGQDLTMTLEHQRVGALKGIVTSKSGKVLHDLYSVFGIAVPAAIPLALDTDATIVSKLWQPVIYGIEDDLDEPYGGIHVFTGRDFHDALWQHKSVRDTFMYNAGAAALRQDTPDKFVWGGATWERYRTGAKATADLGAPYIAATEARVMVTGVPDLFITRFAPADYVETVNTIGLPLYSKAIEKPNGKGYDLEVQSNPISLCTRPKVLRKLTIA from the coding sequence ATGGTTGCACCCAATATTCACGCCGGCGATCCCTTCAGCCTTGAAACGCTGACGGCCGCCGTCAATCAGGGCTCCTATCGGCCCGGCCAGGTCAGCGCCACGGGCGCCTTCGAGGAAGACGGCGTCTCGACGACGATGATCTCGATCGAGATGAAGGACGGCAAGCTCTCGCTGGTCGAGCCGAGTGCGCGCGGCGGCGCGGGCGAGACGACCGACGACGAGAAGCGCACGAAGATTCCCTTCCTGATCGACCACTACCAGCGCAACGATTCGATCCTTGCCGACGAGGTGCAGGGCGTTCGCGAGTTCGGGACCGAGGCCTCGCCCGAGCAGCTTGCGGTCCGCGTTCAGAAAAAGGCGATGCGCCATGGGCAGGACCTGACGATGACGCTGGAGCACCAGCGGGTCGGCGCGCTCAAGGGTATCGTGACGTCCAAGTCCGGCAAGGTCCTTCATGACCTCTATTCGGTCTTTGGCATCGCGGTCCCCGCCGCGATCCCGTTGGCGCTCGATACCGATGCCACCATCGTCTCCAAGCTCTGGCAGCCGGTGATCTACGGGATCGAAGACGATCTCGATGAGCCTTATGGCGGCATCCACGTCTTCACCGGCCGCGACTTCCACGATGCCCTGTGGCAGCACAAGTCGGTCCGCGACACCTTCATGTACAATGCCGGCGCTGCCGCGCTTCGCCAGGACACGCCGGACAAGTTCGTCTGGGGCGGTGCGACCTGGGAGCGCTACCGGACCGGTGCGAAGGCGACGGCCGACCTCGGTGCCCCCTATATCGCAGCCACTGAGGCCCGGGTGATGGTCACCGGCGTGCCGGACCTCTTCATCACCCGCTTTGCGCCGGCGGACTATGTCGAGACCGTCAACACCATCGGTCTGCCGCTCTACTCGAAGGCGATCGAGAAGCCGAACGGCAAGGGCTACGACCTTGAGGTCCAGTCCAACCCGATCTCGCTCTGCACCCGTCCGAAGGTGCTGCGCAAGCTGACGATCGCCTGA